The following DNA comes from Streptomyces sp. Ag109_O5-10.
GCCGCGGGAGCATCGGCCCCACGGCCACTCGGCGTCCTGCGGGTTGGTGTCCCGCTGCTCGGCGTCCTGCTGATCTGCGTCCTACGGATCTCTGTCCTGCGGAGAGGCATCGCGCCAGTGTGGCTGACACTCCGTCAGTAAGGAACCCGTAGGCGCGACTTCAGTCCGAGATCAGGCCCTCGCGGAGCTGGGCCAGGGTGCGGGTCAGCAGGCGGGAGACGTGCATCTGGGAGATGCCGACCTCCTCGCCGATCTGGGACTGGGTCATGTTCGCGAAGAAGCGGAGCATGATGATCCGGCGTTCGCGCGGCGGGAGCTTGGCGAGGAGCGGCTTGAGCGACTCGCGGTACTCGACGCCCTCCAGGGCCGTGTCCTCGTAGCCGAGGCGGTCGGCCAGGGAGCCCTCGCCGCCGTCGTCCTCGGGGGCCGGGGAGTCGAGGGAGGAGGCGGTGTACGCGTTGCCGACGGCGAGGCCGTCGACCACGTCCTCCTCGGAGACGCCCAGGACGGCCGCCAGCTCCGTCACCGTCGGCGAGCGGTCCAGCTTCTGGGAGAGCTCATCGCTGGCCTTGGTGAGGGCCAGGCGCAGCTCCTGGAGCCGGCGCGGGACGCGGACCGACCAGGAGGTGTCACGGAAGAACCGCTTGATCTCGCCGACCACGGTCGGCATCGCGAACGTGGGGAACTCCACGCCCCGTTCGCAGTCGAAGCGGTCGATCGCCTTGATCAGGCCGATGGTGCCGACCTGGACGATGTCCTCCATCGGCTCGTTGCGGCTGCGGAAGCGGGCCGCCGCGTAGCGCACGAGGGGAAGGTTGAGTTCGATCAGGGTGTCCCGGACGTA
Coding sequences within:
- a CDS encoding RNA polymerase sigma factor SigF gives rise to the protein MSADQGSSKVLTPTNSEAAPKELDAIDVLDSIDGTIDGAPALEAPPAQEVPAVSESLDTRTLSRSLFLRLAALEEDSPERAYVRDTLIELNLPLVRYAAARFRSRNEPMEDIVQVGTIGLIKAIDRFDCERGVEFPTFAMPTVVGEIKRFFRDTSWSVRVPRRLQELRLALTKASDELSQKLDRSPTVTELAAVLGVSEEDVVDGLAVGNAYTASSLDSPAPEDDGGEGSLADRLGYEDTALEGVEYRESLKPLLAKLPPRERRIIMLRFFANMTQSQIGEEVGISQMHVSRLLTRTLAQLREGLISD